In a genomic window of Candidatus Neomarinimicrobiota bacterium:
- a CDS encoding DHH family phosphoesterase, whose translation MSRDRTGVRRNWEALRTLLVDNDTFVFSTHVQPDADGVGSELALARYLTSIGKTVHILNPSPLRVNLEFLPDLDEIHVYNSTKHAKLIADSDIFIAFDIGHYDRLMDISKDLQSMDITKVSIDHHPGDKSQFDMVCDFPTASSTGVLIYDLINSMDEAANSRTEIAIPIYSAMMSDTGNFRFNNTDPETLMAAANLVSIGVKPYELYVYLYEDLNTPGRLQVIQKLLSELKYDCDGRLAWSVINFEDIRPLGAVPDDMNSLSDFIRSIRGVEVGISITQMAGQKVDVSFRSKGKIPINTVAQSFGGGGHAFAAGCHVDGTLEEAAASIVQRSIEAIKTWDGNA comes from the coding sequence ATGAGTCGTGATAGAACTGGGGTGCGGAGAAACTGGGAAGCCTTAAGGACTTTACTGGTTGATAATGATACATTTGTGTTCTCCACGCACGTTCAACCAGATGCAGATGGAGTAGGGTCGGAGTTAGCTTTAGCCAGGTATTTGACATCCATTGGCAAGACAGTCCATATCCTGAATCCATCACCGCTTCGGGTCAACCTCGAATTTCTACCTGATCTCGATGAGATTCACGTTTACAATAGCACAAAGCATGCAAAACTTATTGCAGATTCAGACATATTCATCGCCTTTGATATCGGCCATTATGATCGTTTGATGGACATAAGCAAAGACCTTCAATCTATGGACATTACCAAAGTAAGTATTGATCACCATCCCGGTGACAAATCTCAGTTTGATATGGTGTGTGATTTTCCCACAGCAAGTTCAACTGGAGTGCTTATCTATGATCTCATTAATTCCATGGATGAAGCGGCAAATTCCCGTACTGAGATTGCCATTCCCATCTATTCCGCTATGATGAGTGATACTGGAAACTTCAGATTCAATAATACAGATCCTGAAACCCTGATGGCAGCAGCCAATTTGGTGTCAATCGGTGTAAAACCTTATGAGCTGTATGTTTATCTCTATGAAGACCTGAATACCCCGGGAAGACTTCAGGTGATTCAGAAACTTCTCAGTGAGCTGAAATACGATTGCGACGGAAGATTAGCCTGGTCAGTCATTAATTTTGAGGATATTCGTCCCCTGGGTGCTGTCCCTGACGATATGAACTCTCTCTCAGATTTTATCAGATCAATCAGGGGCGTTGAAGTTGGAATTTCAATTACTCAGATGGCAGGTCAAAAGGTTGATGTGAGCTTTAGGTCAAAGGGAAAGATTCCCATTAATACCGTTGCCCAATCATTTGGTGGCGGTGGTCATGCCTTTGCAGCCGGTTGCCATGTTGATGGAACCCTCGAGGAAGCTGCTGCCTCAATAGTTCAGAGATCAATTGAAGCCATAAAAACCTGGGATGGGAATGCCTGA
- a CDS encoding NAD(P)-dependent glycerol-3-phosphate dehydrogenase: MNIAVIGSGSWGMTLAIHLLKNGHHADVWFYLEKDFNQAQETRELPDYLPGITLPAELGFTMDMEACIRNKEIILVAIPSHTVGLTLSTISHSIAADSIIVNVAKGIENDTLRTMSQVISHALPNHPIGNISSLYGPTHAEEVVQEMPSTIVAACSDETSGKIVQKAFMSDTLRVYTNVDILGVEYGGSLKNVIAIAAGILAGMGYGDNTLAALLTRGLFEMTRLGVFLGAKEQTFAGLSGMGDLIVTCLSTHSRNRHVGFELGKGRKLKDILEEMKMVAEGINTARSVHQLIAKTGVEMPISEQIFQVLFEEKDPRIAVEELMGRAPRRERHSIN, translated from the coding sequence ATGAATATTGCAGTAATAGGATCTGGAAGCTGGGGCATGACCCTGGCAATACATTTGCTCAAAAATGGGCACCATGCTGACGTTTGGTTTTACCTGGAAAAGGATTTCAATCAAGCTCAGGAGACCCGAGAACTTCCAGATTATCTACCGGGCATCACGTTGCCAGCCGAATTGGGTTTCACCATGGATATGGAAGCATGTATCCGCAATAAAGAGATTATTCTGGTGGCCATTCCTTCACATACTGTTGGTCTAACACTTTCAACAATTTCTCATTCAATAGCTGCAGATTCTATCATCGTAAATGTGGCCAAGGGGATTGAAAATGATACCCTGAGGACCATGAGTCAGGTTATTTCACATGCGCTTCCAAACCACCCCATAGGCAATATTTCCAGTTTGTATGGTCCTACACACGCTGAAGAAGTCGTTCAGGAAATGCCATCAACCATTGTGGCGGCTTGTTCAGATGAAACCTCAGGGAAGATCGTTCAGAAAGCTTTTATGTCGGATACACTCCGGGTATACACCAATGTGGATATTCTTGGAGTGGAGTACGGTGGATCATTGAAGAATGTCATAGCCATTGCTGCTGGAATCCTGGCTGGGATGGGATATGGAGACAATACATTGGCAGCCTTGCTTACCAGAGGTCTTTTTGAAATGACTCGTCTTGGTGTGTTCCTTGGAGCAAAGGAACAGACATTCGCTGGACTGAGTGGCATGGGTGATCTTATTGTAACCTGTCTCAGTACACATAGTCGGAATAGACATGTAGGGTTTGAGTTGGGAAAAGGTCGAAAACTGAAAGACATCCTTGAAGAAATGAAGATGGTCGCTGAAGGTATTAATACGGCAAGATCTGTGCATCAACTTATTGCAAAAACAGGTGTTGAGATGCCTATCTCAGAGCAAATATTTCAAGTCTTGTTTGAAGAAAAAGATCCGCGTATTGCAGTTGAAGAATTGATGGGAAGAGCCCCCAGACGGGAGAGGCATTCAATAAACTAG